One part of the Methylobacterium mesophilicum SR1.6/6 genome encodes these proteins:
- a CDS encoding PilZ domain-containing protein yields the protein MTERRSAPRYPVALPALCWGADGVEFHAVTVDVSAAGIQLRSIHVPHVDHPLTCNIRSVGRLESIVIRASVCDFAVRVTGQNPTPGSIARRLIALSQEQTRRTSSVRVSRRIVPDETSVQVTLGDGQAVNAHIINLSASGVALLIAAPLAIGQPITVGRHRATVTRQIDGGVGAAFLAPLDPGAIDARTKL from the coding sequence GTGACAGAACGCCGATCCGCCCCCCGATATCCTGTAGCGCTTCCAGCCCTCTGCTGGGGTGCCGACGGCGTCGAGTTCCACGCGGTGACCGTCGATGTCTCGGCGGCGGGCATTCAGTTACGCTCGATCCACGTCCCGCACGTCGATCATCCCCTGACGTGCAATATCCGCAGCGTCGGACGCCTCGAGTCGATCGTCATTCGCGCCAGCGTGTGCGATTTCGCCGTTCGCGTGACGGGACAGAATCCGACGCCCGGGTCGATCGCGAGACGGCTCATCGCGTTGAGCCAGGAGCAGACGCGCAGGACGAGTTCCGTCCGCGTCAGCCGCCGCATCGTTCCCGACGAGACGTCCGTTCAGGTGACCCTCGGCGACGGCCAGGCGGTGAACGCGCACATCATCAACCTGTCGGCCTCGGGCGTCGCGCTGCTGATCGCGGCTCCGCTCGCGATCGGCCAGCCCATCACGGTCGGACGGCATCGGGCGACGGTGACCCGGCAGATCGACGGCGGGGTCGGCGCGGCTTTCCTCGCGCCGCTCGATCCGGGTGCCATCGACGCGCGCACAAAGCTCTGA
- a CDS encoding SDR family NAD(P)-dependent oxidoreductase, with product MSHTEDRTALVTGAARGIGLATAERFLADGWRVALLDIDGPGVDAATAGLGRPDRTFAVTADVSDPQTVTGAIQQVAERFGRLDALVNNAGIAIFKPITETTFEDWSRVLAVNLSGPFLCTQAATPLLAERGGAIVNITSISGLRASTLRTAYGTSKAALAQLTKQQAVELAQFGIRVNAVAPGPVDTAMAKAVHTREIRADYHDAVPLGRYGLEAELAEAIVFLCSERASFVTGQQLAVDGGFEGTGIGLKTLRRERRV from the coding sequence GTGAGCCACACCGAGGATCGCACCGCCCTGGTGACGGGGGCCGCCCGGGGCATCGGCCTCGCCACGGCGGAGCGGTTCCTCGCGGACGGGTGGCGTGTCGCGCTCCTCGACATCGACGGGCCGGGCGTGGACGCCGCGACCGCGGGGCTCGGCCGCCCCGACCGCACCTTCGCGGTGACCGCGGACGTCTCCGACCCGCAAACAGTGACGGGGGCGATCCAGCAGGTCGCCGAGCGGTTCGGGCGCCTCGACGCGCTGGTCAACAACGCCGGGATCGCGATCTTCAAGCCGATCACCGAGACCACGTTCGAGGATTGGTCGCGGGTGCTCGCCGTGAACCTGTCGGGTCCGTTCCTGTGCACGCAGGCGGCCACCCCGCTGCTGGCCGAGCGCGGCGGCGCGATCGTGAACATCACGTCGATCTCCGGTCTGCGCGCCTCGACGCTGCGGACGGCCTACGGCACCAGCAAGGCGGCCCTGGCGCAGCTCACGAAGCAGCAGGCCGTCGAACTGGCCCAGTTCGGCATCCGCGTGAACGCGGTCGCCCCCGGGCCGGTGGACACGGCGATGGCCAAGGCCGTCCACACGCGCGAGATCCGCGCCGACTATCACGACGCCGTGCCCCTCGGGCGCTACGGCCTGGAGGCGGAACTAGCGGAGGCGATCGTCTTCCTCTGTTCCGAGCGCGCCTCCTTCGTCACCGGCCAGCAGCTCGCCGTCGACGGCGGCTTCGAGGGAACGGGGATCGGCCTGAAGACCCTGCGCCGGGAGCGGCGCGTCTGA
- a CDS encoding putative bifunctional diguanylate cyclase/phosphodiesterase, with product MNDVSPSHRRSLLEATIQALPVGVVVHDEEGVCILANAAARSLGPEAVRDRPAAMRQQPDHAFVEEIGERVIEAASRQVTAERESYTLTTIADVTHHHRMQRDLIARAFIDALTGLPNRTMFEQSIEELVAEAVPGDRFALAFIDLDNFKHINDYYSHAAGDALLRKVADRIRSALRPSDLLARIGGDEFVLLLNPITSRDRTLLDVLDISERLKQPFFIDGHEIFASASIGLSLFPEHGTTYEVLRRQADNAMYRVKGGVKGGVSLFEETMSHAATARMAVEQRLRLAIRDRCFCCAFQPKVDMRTHAVLGVEVLLRWRDELGTIQAPGDFIGLAIELGLINEITLQVLAETVRAMPDIDELFGSDVSVSINIAAKQACDVPFMSAFCDALGATGMARRFVLELTEEAFFTKNRFQSEVLPRIRAIGARVSIDDFGVGYSSLAALAEITADELKIDRSFITDIDKRPRSQIVLKAIESLGLALGMSVVAEGVETYEEVAYLLGATQIRCAQGYYYAKPLLIDQIRLADPRASAPRATASHARGSDFRAPGVLRRA from the coding sequence GTGAACGACGTCTCACCGAGCCACCGGCGGAGCCTGCTCGAAGCGACGATCCAGGCCCTTCCGGTCGGGGTCGTGGTTCATGACGAGGAGGGTGTCTGCATCCTGGCGAATGCCGCCGCGCGGTCACTCGGCCCCGAGGCGGTCCGCGATCGTCCGGCGGCGATGAGGCAGCAGCCCGATCACGCATTCGTCGAGGAGATCGGCGAGCGCGTGATCGAAGCCGCGTCGCGGCAGGTCACCGCCGAGCGGGAGAGCTATACGCTCACCACGATCGCCGATGTGACGCACCACCACAGGATGCAGCGCGATCTGATCGCCCGCGCCTTCATCGATGCCCTGACCGGCCTGCCCAACCGGACCATGTTCGAGCAGAGCATCGAGGAACTCGTTGCCGAAGCCGTGCCCGGCGACCGTTTCGCCCTCGCGTTCATCGATCTCGACAACTTCAAGCACATCAACGACTACTACAGCCACGCGGCGGGCGATGCGCTGCTCCGCAAGGTCGCCGACCGGATCCGCAGCGCCTTGCGCCCGAGCGACCTGCTGGCGCGCATCGGCGGTGACGAGTTCGTACTGCTGCTGAACCCCATCACCAGCCGCGACCGCACGCTGCTGGACGTGCTCGACATCTCGGAGCGCCTGAAGCAGCCCTTCTTCATCGATGGGCACGAGATCTTCGCCTCCGCCTCCATCGGCCTGAGCCTCTTCCCGGAGCACGGCACCACCTACGAGGTTCTGCGCCGGCAGGCCGACAATGCCATGTACCGGGTCAAGGGTGGCGTGAAGGGCGGTGTCAGTCTCTTCGAGGAGACGATGAGCCATGCCGCGACCGCCCGCATGGCCGTGGAGCAGCGCCTGCGCCTGGCGATCCGGGACCGATGCTTCTGCTGCGCCTTCCAGCCGAAGGTCGACATGCGCACCCATGCCGTCCTCGGCGTCGAGGTACTGCTGCGCTGGCGGGACGAACTCGGCACGATCCAGGCTCCCGGCGACTTCATCGGCCTCGCCATCGAACTGGGGCTCATCAACGAGATCACGCTGCAGGTGCTGGCCGAGACCGTGCGGGCGATGCCCGACATCGACGAGCTGTTCGGATCGGACGTCTCCGTGAGCATCAACATCGCCGCCAAGCAGGCCTGCGACGTGCCGTTCATGTCGGCCTTCTGCGATGCCCTCGGCGCGACCGGCATGGCCCGGCGCTTCGTCCTCGAACTCACCGAGGAAGCCTTCTTCACCAAGAACCGGTTCCAGAGCGAGGTCCTGCCCCGCATCCGGGCGATCGGCGCCCGGGTCTCGATCGACGATTTCGGCGTCGGCTACTCGTCCCTCGCCGCCCTGGCGGAAATCACCGCGGACGAGTTGAAGATCGACCGCTCCTTCATCACCGACATCGACAAGAGGCCGCGCAGCCAGATCGTGCTGAAGGCGATCGAATCCCTCGGCCTGGCGCTGGGCATGTCGGTCGTCGCCGAGGGCGTCGAGACCTACGAGGAGGTCGCCTACCTGCTGGGGGCGACCCAGATCCGGTGCGCGCAGGGCTATTACTACGCCAAGCCCCTCTTGATCGATCAGATCCGGCTTGCGGATCCGCGGGCTTCGGCGCCGCGGGCAACCGCCTCGCACGCGCGCGGCTCGGACTTCCGCGCGCCGGGTGTGCTGCGGCGCGCGTAG
- a CDS encoding ATP-binding protein: MGSVTSIEGSKVHLELVGQNGRPDVRVTVGNFVRIQAGAAALIGIITTLASSNGRQPGACASLDLLGEFVFEDGAKRFQRGVTSYPAIGDAVDLLPPGDLRIVYQVSGSHTASVGALYQDPETPACIKVEDLLTKHFAVLGTTGVGKSSGVAVILDQVLNARETVRIFLLDVHNEYASCFGDRASVIAPHNLKLPFWLFNLEEIADIIYGGRSPVDEEIEILAEVIPLAKSKYAQYKEASDRQIVKRTIGKGAGFTVDTPVPYVLQDLISLIDERMGRLENRVSRMHYHRLITRIETIRNDPRYGFMFENANVGGDMMGEILAHLFRLDPDGRPMTIMQLAGLPMEVVDAVVCVLCRLAFEFGIWSEGAIPLLFVCEEAHRYASADRSVGFTPTRRALSRIAREGRKHGVYLGLVTQRPAELDATIMSQCSTLFAMRMTNDRDQAFLAAAVSDAVNLLSFVPSLGTGEVIAFGEGVPMPVRMKFRALPPERQPRNDVSGRSAGAGEAVAGAAFVGAVVERWRGATMSRASAPDADLSALSRLTREAGSEGNGAALDQVHRRLLRRPLDSAEPPAESSLRAAKALWQQG; the protein is encoded by the coding sequence ATGGGGTCGGTGACCTCGATCGAGGGTTCGAAGGTGCACTTGGAGCTGGTCGGTCAGAACGGGCGGCCCGACGTACGGGTCACTGTCGGGAATTTCGTACGGATTCAGGCGGGAGCCGCGGCCCTCATCGGCATCATCACGACGCTGGCGTCGAGCAACGGCCGCCAGCCCGGCGCCTGCGCCAGCCTCGATCTGCTCGGCGAGTTCGTGTTCGAGGATGGGGCCAAACGCTTCCAGCGCGGGGTCACGTCCTATCCCGCCATCGGAGACGCGGTCGATCTCCTGCCGCCGGGAGACCTGCGCATCGTCTATCAGGTGTCGGGATCGCATACCGCCTCGGTGGGCGCGCTGTACCAGGATCCCGAAACGCCGGCCTGCATCAAGGTCGAGGATCTGCTCACGAAGCATTTCGCGGTGCTCGGCACGACCGGGGTCGGCAAGTCGAGCGGCGTCGCCGTCATCCTCGATCAAGTCTTGAACGCGCGGGAAACGGTGCGGATCTTCCTTCTCGACGTGCACAACGAGTACGCGTCCTGCTTCGGCGACCGCGCGAGCGTCATCGCGCCGCACAACCTCAAGCTCCCGTTCTGGCTGTTCAACCTCGAGGAGATCGCCGACATCATCTACGGCGGACGCTCCCCGGTCGATGAAGAGATCGAGATCCTGGCGGAAGTCATCCCGCTCGCGAAGAGCAAGTACGCTCAGTACAAGGAGGCGAGCGACCGACAGATCGTCAAGCGGACGATCGGCAAGGGTGCCGGCTTCACGGTCGATACGCCGGTCCCCTACGTGCTGCAGGACCTGATCTCTCTGATCGACGAGCGGATGGGACGCCTGGAGAACCGGGTTTCCCGGATGCACTATCACCGCCTGATCACGCGGATCGAGACGATCCGCAACGATCCGCGCTACGGCTTCATGTTCGAGAATGCCAATGTCGGCGGCGACATGATGGGCGAGATCCTGGCGCACCTGTTCCGGCTGGATCCGGACGGGCGCCCGATGACGATCATGCAGCTCGCGGGGCTCCCCATGGAGGTGGTCGACGCCGTCGTCTGCGTCCTGTGCCGCCTGGCCTTCGAGTTCGGCATCTGGAGCGAGGGCGCGATCCCGCTGCTGTTCGTCTGCGAGGAGGCCCATCGCTACGCCTCGGCGGACCGGTCGGTCGGCTTCACCCCGACGCGGCGCGCCCTGTCGCGCATCGCCCGGGAGGGCCGCAAGCACGGCGTCTATCTCGGGCTGGTGACGCAGCGTCCGGCCGAACTCGACGCGACCATCATGTCCCAGTGCAGCACGCTGTTCGCCATGCGGATGACGAACGACCGCGATCAGGCCTTCCTGGCGGCGGCCGTCTCGGATGCCGTGAACCTGCTGAGCTTCGTCCCGTCGCTCGGCACCGGCGAGGTCATCGCATTCGGCGAAGGCGTGCCGATGCCGGTGCGGATGAAATTCCGCGCCCTGCCCCCGGAGCGGCAGCCCCGCAACGACGTCAGCGGGCGATCGGCCGGGGCCGGCGAAGCGGTTGCCGGCGCGGCGTTCGTCGGTGCCGTCGTCGAGCGCTGGCGAGGGGCGACCATGAGCAGGGCGAGCGCGCCCGACGCGGACCTGTCGGCGCTGTCGCGCCTCACCCGCGAGGCGGGGAGCGAGGGCAATGGGGCCGCGCTCGACCAGGTGCATCGTCGCCTGCTCCGGCGCCCCCTGGACTCCGCCGAGCCGCCGGCGGAGTCCAGCCTGCGCGCCGCCAAGGCTCTCTGGCAGCAGGGCTGA